In a single window of the Emys orbicularis isolate rEmyOrb1 chromosome 11, rEmyOrb1.hap1, whole genome shotgun sequence genome:
- the RND3 gene encoding rho-related GTP-binding protein RhoE has product MKERRASQKLSSKSIMDPNQNVKCKIVVVGDSQCGKTALLHVFAKDCFPENYVPTVFENYTASFEIDTQRIELSLWDTSGSPYYDNVRPLSYPDSDAVLICFDISRPETLDSVLKKWKGEIQEFCPNTKMLLVGCKSDLRTDVSTLVELSNHRQTPVSYDQGTNMAKQIGAATYIECSALQSENSVRDIFHVATLACVNKTNKNVKRNKSQRATKRISHMPGRPELSTVATDLRKDKAKSCTVM; this is encoded by the exons ATGAAGGAGAGAAGAGCGAGCCAGAAATTATCCAGCAAATCTATCATGGATCCTAACCAGAACGTGAAGTGTAAAATTGTGGTGGTTGGTGATAGCCAATGTGGGAAAACAGCTCTTCTCCATGTCTTTGCTAAGGACTGCTTCCCAGAG AATTATGTCCCTACAGTATTTGAAAATTACACGGCCAGTTTTGAAATTGACACACAAAGAATAGAGCTGAGTCTGTGGGACACCTCGG GGTCTCCTTATTATGACAATGTCCGCCCGCTTTCCTATCCAGATTCCGATGCTGTCTTGATTTGTTTTGACATCAGTCGGCCAGAAACCCTTGACAGTGTGCTAAAAAAG tGGAAAGGTGAAATTCAGGAATTTTGTCCTAACACCAAAATGCTTCTGGTGGGTTGCAAGTCTGATCTGCGCACAGATGTGAGCACATTAGTGGAGCTTTCCAATCACAGGCAGACACCAGTATCATATGATCAG ggtaCAAATATGGCCAAACAGATTGGAGCAGCCACTTACATTGAATGCTCAGCCTTACAGTCAGAGAACAGTGTAAGAGACATTTTTCATGTTGCCACGTTGGCAtgtgtaaacaaaacaaacaaaaatgttaagcGGAACAAATCACAGAGGGCAACAAAGCGAATTTCACACATGCCTGGCAGGCCAGAACTATCTACAGTTGCTACAGATTTGCGAAAGGACAAAGCAAAGAGCTGCACAGTGATGTGA